Below is a window of Thermocrinis sp. DNA.
GAGTATTTTCCCTTTTCTCCGTAAAAGAACGTCCTTTCCCCCTTTTCTTCTACAAAAACCTTAAATCCCTTGGATTGCAAGAACTTAATGACCTTGTTTTTGTCTGGATTTACCATCACCTCCACGGGTTTTAGGTGCTTTTCAAGATGCTCATCTAACCTTTGAAATCTCTCCTTTGAAAAGGCATGCTTCCACACGCTTGGCAGTCTTTTGTAGGAGCAAAGGATCAGGTTTATAGCCAAAAGGACTATGAAGAGTATGTAATACCAAGAATGAAACACATCGTTCAACCAAAGCTTCCATATCCAAGAAGCTATTTGTGGTCCGTGCTCTTGAACATAAAAATCGTAAGTTTTCCCTTGCTGTATGTACGTAGAGCCAAGCATAGAAAGGATTCCTATGGTTATCATCAAAAATATAGCAAGCCTTAGGCTTGCAAAGAACTCAAAGAGAAAGGTAAATAGGTTGCCCTCCTTTTTGTATTCTTGGTATAAGCTTTTTGCAGCGTTCAGAACAAACTGAGTAAAAGCTATGGCAAACAGAAAGCCTGTGATGGCAAGTAAGAGAAAGTAAACAGTGCCCTTCTCCTTCAGGTGAAAAAGTCCAATTATCGCTACAGCCAAGAAAGAAATAGAAGAGGTTATAAAAAAGGCATAACCTTTAAACATTTTCTAAAGCCTTGTAGTAATCTACCACCTCCCTCCTTACTCTGTCAAGAAGTGTTTTTGACCTTAGTTCTACCACAGGATACTCTTGACCGTCAAAATTTACAGTGGGAAGCTGTATGAATAACCCTCCGTTTTTTGCCTGAAAGAGTTTTATACCCTTTATTATCACCTCTCCTACCCTAACTTCTGCATAGCCCAAAAGCCTTGGCTTTTTACTGCTTATCTCAAAAGGGTAAAACTTTAAAAGCTCAACCTCTGGAACGTTGTCTTTGGAGTTTGTAGTATTTTTCAAGAGCTAACCTCCTCTTTAAGCCATTTACTCTGTCTATGAAAGTAATGCCGTTTAAGTGGTCCAACTCATGCTGGAAAACTATAGCTGGGAAGCCTTCAAGCTCGTATTCCTTTTCTTCTCCTTCAAGGTTCAGAGCTTTCAACCTTACCTTTCTGTATCTTTCTACCTCTACAGTTAAACCCGGGAAGGAAAGGCACCCTTCTCTATACCTTATAGTCCCTTCTGCGTGAATAAGCTCTGGGTTTATCAGGACGAGCTTTAGGGGAGGGCTCTCTTTCTTTGGGGTGGTGTCTATAACCATAAGGCGAAGGGGCTCACCTATCTGATTGGCAGCCAAGCCCACCCCATCTTCTGCATACATAGTATCAAACATGTCTTCCACAAGCTTTTTTATGTCCTCATCTATAACATCCACCCTAAGGGTGGGTGTCTTTAGAATTGGGTCTGGATAGCTACGAATTTTCCTTACAGCCATAACTTGAATTAATTTAACGCTTAACCAGTTTAAAATAAAGTCCTATGTGCGGAATAGTAGGATACACAGGAAAAAGAAAGGCGGTTTTTATACTTTTGGAAGCGTTGGAAAGACTTGAGTATAGAGGCTACGATTCTGCTGGTGTGGCTCTTTTAGAGGATGGTAAGATCTTTGTAGAAAAAAAGGTTGGGAAGATAAGGGAGCTAGTAAGAAGTCTTTGGGGCAAACAATTAGACGCTACCCTTGGCATAGGACACACCCGATGGGCTACCCACGGGGGCGTATGCGAGCTGAACGCCCACCCCCACACAGACCAGGAAGGGCGCTTTGCTTTAGTACATAACGGCATAATAGAAAACTACAGAGAGCTGAAGGAATTTATCATCTCAAAGGGCATAGAATATAAATCAGAAACGGACACGGAGGCCATAGTCCATCTTATATCCTTAAACTACAAGGGAGACCTTTTAAAAGCGGTTTTTAAATCCCTTCCCAAGCTAAAAGGAGCATACGCCTTTGCAGTCTATACACCCTTAGAACCTGGTCGTATAGTTGGGGTAAGATACGGTAGTCCCCTTGTTGTAGGCTTGGGAGAAGGAGAAAACTTTTTAGCTTCTGACATACCCGCTTTAATCCCCTTTACCAAAAACATAATACCTTTGGATGATGGGGAGGTGGTGGATTTAACACCCGAAGGGGTAAGCATTTATGACTTTGAGGGAAACCCAAAGGTGAAAGAGCCCATAAGGATCCACTGGGACATCATAGCCGCAGAAAAGGGAGGTTTCAAACACTTTATGCTAAAAGAGATCTTTGAACAGCCCAGGGTGGTGGCAGATACCATAAAAGGATACCTATCCAGAGATTACGAGCTTCCCTTTTCTTTAAAGGAATTTAGAAGGATACTCATAACAGCCTGTGGTACTTCTTACCATGCGGGGCTTGTTGGAAAATACTGGCTTGAAAAGTTTTTGGGGGTGCCTGTGGAGGTAATTTATGCTTCTGAGCTAAGATACGCAGACAATCCGATAGATCCGCAAGACTTGGTGATTGCCATATCCCAGTCTGGTGAAACTGCAGACACCAGATTTTCTGCCCTATCAGCAAAGGAGAAGGGAGCCAAGCTTTTATCTATCGTTAATGTTATGGGAAGTGCCTTAAGCAGAGAATCGGACTATACCCTATACACCCACGCAGGACCGGAGATAGGCGTGGCGGCCACAAAAACCTTTACCTGCCAGCTGGCAGTTCTCTTTTCCTTAGCCATAAGCGAGCATTCAGAAAGAGAAAATCTCACGGACGAGCTCCTGAAGATACCCCACCTTATGGAAGATGTGCTTTCAGAAAGCGAAAGCATAAGGGAGGTAGCACTCAAATACACTAAAAGCAAAAATACGCTTTATTTGGGAAGATACCTCAGCTACCCTGTAGCTTTGGAAGGGGCACTAAAGTTAAAAGAGATATCTTACATCCATGCGGAAGGCTACCCTGCGGGGGAGATGAAACACGGACCCATAGCTCTAATTGACGAGAACATGCCAGTGGTAGTTGTGGCACCAAAAGACAGAGTACATGAAAAGATAATTTCAAACATAGAGGAAGTTTTGGCAAGGAAGGGCATAGTTATATCCGTAGGCTTTAAGGAAGATAAAGAGATTCAAAGGCTCTCGGCGGACTTTATAGGCATTCCCAATTGCCACGAGGACCTAACACCCTTTTTGACGGTCGTCCCCCTTCAACTTTTTGCCTATTACATAGCGGACTACTTGGGTTTAGACGTGGATCAACCCAGAAACTTGGCAAAAACCGTTACTGTTGAGTGAGCAAGAACTTTAAAAGTCCCATCTGAGCATACATCCTGTTTTCTGCCTGAGTAAAGATAAAGTCCGCATAATTTTCAAAAACGTCTTCGGTTATCTCTTCCCCCTTTCTGGCAGGAAGGCAGTGCATTACCAAAACACTTTCCTTTGCGTGCTTTAAAAGCTCGCCATTTACCTGATAGGGTTTAAGGGCCAAAAGCTTCTCTTCGGTTCTGTTTTGGTTCATGCTGACCCAAACGTCCGTATAAACCACATCCGCATCTTTGACCGCTTCTACCGGGTTGGGAGTTAGATATATACTTCCCCCTGTGATCTTGCACAGATCCTCTC
It encodes the following:
- the glmS gene encoding glutamine--fructose-6-phosphate transaminase (isomerizing), giving the protein MCGIVGYTGKRKAVFILLEALERLEYRGYDSAGVALLEDGKIFVEKKVGKIRELVRSLWGKQLDATLGIGHTRWATHGGVCELNAHPHTDQEGRFALVHNGIIENYRELKEFIISKGIEYKSETDTEAIVHLISLNYKGDLLKAVFKSLPKLKGAYAFAVYTPLEPGRIVGVRYGSPLVVGLGEGENFLASDIPALIPFTKNIIPLDDGEVVDLTPEGVSIYDFEGNPKVKEPIRIHWDIIAAEKGGFKHFMLKEIFEQPRVVADTIKGYLSRDYELPFSLKEFRRILITACGTSYHAGLVGKYWLEKFLGVPVEVIYASELRYADNPIDPQDLVIAISQSGETADTRFSALSAKEKGAKLLSIVNVMGSALSRESDYTLYTHAGPEIGVAATKTFTCQLAVLFSLAISEHSERENLTDELLKIPHLMEDVLSESESIREVALKYTKSKNTLYLGRYLSYPVALEGALKLKEISYIHAEGYPAGEMKHGPIALIDENMPVVVVAPKDRVHEKIISNIEEVLARKGIVISVGFKEDKEIQRLSADFIGIPNCHEDLTPFLTVVPLQLFAYYIADYLGLDVDQPRNLAKTVTVE
- the def gene encoding peptide deformylase — its product is MAVRKIRSYPDPILKTPTLRVDVIDEDIKKLVEDMFDTMYAEDGVGLAANQIGEPLRLMVIDTTPKKESPPLKLVLINPELIHAEGTIRYREGCLSFPGLTVEVERYRKVRLKALNLEGEEKEYELEGFPAIVFQHELDHLNGITFIDRVNGLKRRLALEKYYKLQRQRSRG